The DNA segment AAAGAAAGCGAATATGGATGTTTCTGAATTTGTAATAAGCCTGTTGACTGACCTCTTGTTCTTGTTCATTCTGGAAAAAAAAGGATTTTTCGTTTGCGGAGACCGAAGTGAAGGATATGAAAAATCCCTTAAAAATCTTTTTGAAAAAAACCTGAAAGAGAATGGAAATTATTACAGAGATGTATTGCTACCAACGCTAAAAAAAATAGCCCTGAGTGAATCTTCAAACGGGAAGATTCATAATCCAGAAAACTCTATTCCCCTTTTTCACCGTCTTTTGTTTAAACACAAGGAGTTTGACAACACGCTACATAACAATATCCGAATTCCCAATGATATGTTCTCCAGTTTAAACGCGACGAAAGACAAGTTTATTGGAGACGGCATACTGGATTTTTTTGGGCGTTATAACTATAAGTTAAAGGACGACGAAATAAATGAAATTAGTATGTCAATAACCCCTGAAGTGCTCGGTCAAGCTTTTGAAAATCTCAAAGAACTCAAAATTAGAAAGAAAAGCGGAACTTTTTACACACCCCAAACTATTGTCAAATATATGTGCCGTGAAAGTTTGAAAAACTACTTAACGTCGAACATGAATGCAATGATCAAGACCGGAGACATAGAAAATTTAATTGAATGTTCCGAGCCTCTTTCTCAATTCAGGCTAAAAATGCTTCAAGGAGGTCAACATCGTTTCGGATTTGAAAATTGTAAATTGCTTGAAAGAGTAATTAAACGCGCGAGGGAAATTGACGGATTATTAGACCGAATTCGCGTCTGCGATCCTGGAGTTGGTTCAGGGGCTTTCGTTTCAGGCATGCTGAGCCTTATAGTCGGTTTAAGGCACTTTCTCACTCCTTATTTGATTTCGGATGAAAATGAGAAAATTTTTGACAGGTCTGAAGGGGGAAGAAGTTTATGCGATCTGACGAAACACGCTATTGAAAATTGCATCTACGGAGTCGACATAGACGGTCAAGCAGTTGAGATGACAAAAATTCGTCTGCTCCTCCGCCTTGCCGGAGATTTGAAAGTTTCAAAAATTTATCGAAATTCAAAAAAAAGGAATTTAGAAAAGTTTAAAAATATTGACTTTAAAATCAAAACAGGAAATTCCCTGCTGTCCGGAGGTGACTGTTCAGATGAAATGTTTAAAACCCATAAGTTTGATTTCAGGGAGCAATTTCCCGAAGTCTTTGGTGAAAAAAACGGATTTGACATTATAATAGGTAATCCGCCATATATAGGCGAGAGAGGCAACAAAGAGGTTTTCAGAACCGTAAAAAAGGGGAAACTCAGTGCATTTTACTCTGGAAAGATGGATTATTTCTACTTCTTTTTTCACCTCGCTCTGAACGTTGTCAAGGAAAAAGGGATAATCGCCTTTATAACGACCGATTATTTTCCTACCGCCACCGGCGCAAAAAAGCTTAGGTTCGATTTAAAAAACAGAGCCATTGTCAGGAGTATGACGGATTTTAACGGATTGAAAATTTTTAATTCAGCCCAAGGTCAACATAATATGATAACGGTTTTGGAAAAGGGCAAAAACGACGAAGCTCTTGCGCGGGTCAGCAAAACTCAAAGGAAAGGATTCGCGACTTCTCGAATCCTGATGAAAATTCTTGATGGAAATGATTCTGAAACACTTTACAGCAAAATAAAGCAAAAAGACTTATACGAAGGAAATGAATCCTATATCAGAACTGGCACTAAAGTTTTTTTTGGCAATAACGAAAAACTCCTTCAGAGGATTTTCTGTAAAATCGAAATCGATTCGGTGCGGCTTGATCTTATTTGCAACATAAACCAGGGGATTGTCACCGGAGCCGATAAAGTCACCAAAAAGCACATAGATCGCTTTGGCATAAAAGCAAAAAAGGGGGAGGGAATATATGTCCTCTCGGATGCTGAAGTATCGGGATTGAATTTGGATGAAAAAGAAAGGGGTATTCTTAAACCGTGGTTTAAAAACAGTTCAATTTTCAGGTGGTATACAGAACAGTTGAGCCGTGAAAAGGTCATTTACGCTG comes from the candidate division WOR-3 bacterium genome and includes:
- a CDS encoding Eco57I restriction-modification methylase domain-containing protein — protein: MNTEKFKELVVKILQSPFEREGFIFLVDNLFKNFQKNSFSYATDITAIEDYGFIHSYEVIRKTNKGQNAEIIIVRIKEDLSSEYFYSALEYFISRYVADSRNKKLKKPFIAAFVLPCADSWMLSFVQSSKSNNIECFYWCSAGKYESSCASQKFLTPLLKSRKCVALNDLKNAFDGRRIRKDFLEKFKSFCISLEQSIQDELRRYPESRKKANMDVSEFVISLLTDLLFLFILEKKGFFVCGDRSEGYEKSLKNLFEKNLKENGNYYRDVLLPTLKKIALSESSNGKIHNPENSIPLFHRLLFKHKEFDNTLHNNIRIPNDMFSSLNATKDKFIGDGILDFFGRYNYKLKDDEINEISMSITPEVLGQAFENLKELKIRKKSGTFYTPQTIVKYMCRESLKNYLTSNMNAMIKTGDIENLIECSEPLSQFRLKMLQGGQHRFGFENCKLLERVIKRAREIDGLLDRIRVCDPGVGSGAFVSGMLSLIVGLRHFLTPYLISDENEKIFDRSEGGRSLCDLTKHAIENCIYGVDIDGQAVEMTKIRLLLRLAGDLKVSKIYRNSKKRNLEKFKNIDFKIKTGNSLLSGGDCSDEMFKTHKFDFREQFPEVFGEKNGFDIIIGNPPYIGERGNKEVFRTVKKGKLSAFYSGKMDYFYFFFHLALNVVKEKGIIAFITTDYFPTATGAKKLRFDLKNRAIVRSMTDFNGLKIFNSAQGQHNMITVLEKGKNDEALARVSKTQRKGFATSRILMKILDGNDSETLYSKIKQKDLYEGNESYIRTGTKVFFGNNEKLLQRIFCKIEIDSVRLDLICNINQGIVTGADKVTKKHIDRFGIKAKKGEGIYVLSDAEVSGLNLDEKERGILKPWFKNSSIFRWYTEQLSREKVIYADKKSDNLNCDKIKNHLEKYKKILDNSSSNSPYLHRPRGLDFEGEKIVVPQRSPKNTFGYNKIPWYASADVYFITEKDRAFPLKYILAILNSKLYYVWLYSKGKRKGCNLELYQKPLSEIPVKKVSKRDMLRVVSVVEKILETPHGESSFAIGKFENDIDLLIYKIYGLSSDEIRIIESINNPGIF